The stretch of DNA ATCAGGGGTTCGCAGGGACCGAGGACGAAAATGGTGAACAGCGCCCAGGTCGTCATGGTTTTGTGATGACTGCTGCGATGCGATTTTCGCGCGAAGAGATGGGTGTGCTCGTGCTGATGCACGGTGCCGTCTTCGTGCTCATGTTCATGAACATGCATACGGCCTTTCATCGCGACCTTCAATCCCCAGAGCCCGTAAATGATACCGAAAGCGATAAGGACCCAGGCAGCGAATTCCCCACGCACACCCTCGATGAATTCGAGTTTATGCAGGGCGACGCCGAAGAGTACGCCGGCAAAGCCGAGAAGGACGGAGGAAAGAACGTGTCCGATGCCGCAGAGAAAGGTGATGAACATGGTCTTGCGCTGCGACCATTTCTGCGCCTGCGACATCATGATGAAGGGCAGGTAGTGATCGGGACCGATCAATGTATGGATGAAGCCGATGGAGGCAGCGGTCCCTGTTAGAAGCCAGATACTTTCATTCATGGTTTTCGGGCGGCTCTGCGCCGCATGCTTGATCCAAATATGTCAGTGCGTGCCGCTGTGGCCGAAGCCGCCTGCGCCGCGCTGCGTGTCGTTGAGTGACGGAACTTCTTCCCACTGTACCTGTGTGACCGGCGCCACGATCAGCTGCGCAATGCGCTCCCCGCGCTGTATCGTGTACGGCTTCTTGCTGATGTTGGACATGATGACGCGTATCTCGCCACGGTAGTCGGCATCAATGGTGCCCGGACTGTTCGGGAGAATGAGTCCGTGCTTGAGCGCGAGTCCGCTCCTGGGACGCACCTGCGCCTCGTAATCAGCGGGAAGCTCTATGGCAAGGTTTGTCGGTACTGCTACGATATCGCCGGGATGCAGCTCAAGCTGCTCCTCAATGGCCGCGCGAAGATCCACACCTGCAGATTGTTCGGTGGCGTAGGAGGGGAGGGGGATGTCGTCGAAACCGTCCTGCACACGGGTGATACGAACGGAAATATGCTGCTGCGTCATTTTATCCTGTCATTCGGTACAGAGAAAAGGCCGGTGCATGCACCGGCCTTCAAAAATACGGAGAAAATGGGACTTCTGCCGATTAGCGCACGACGGCGATTTTCTGTGTGAGCGTCCTGCCTTCGACCTGGAAACGCACGAAGTAATTCCCACTGCGCAGCACCTCGTTGCCGGGATACCAGGCTGCCTCATGCACCCCTGCATCCTGCACGTAATCGGTGACGAGGGCGATCTCGCGTCCCAGCATGTCATGCACGCTGATGCGCACATGCGCCTGTCGCGGCATGCTGTAACGGAAGTGTGCATTGTCAGTTACGGAAAGGTTGAGGGGATTCGGGAACGCGGACTGCAGCTCGAACCGGGCATCGGAAAGATCCGTCATGTGCACCTGCACGGCGGCATAGTCATAGGTGCTGCCGTCGAAATCCGTCTGCCTGAGTCTGTACCAGTAGACCGGCGCAATACCTTCAGCTCGGTCCTGTGCGGATGGAATATCCACATAGCTGTAATCATGCGGTTCCATCGAAGTTCCGTAGCCATGGACGAAGCCCCGCGATTCCCAGGGTCCTTCCTTGGACTGTGCACGCAGGATCTCGAAGTGGAAATTGTTGGTTTCCGTCTCGGTACGCCATCGCAGATTGACAACGTTATCGATGGCGGAAGCATTGAAATTGCTCAGCTCCACGGGGATCCATTTGTCGCAGCAAATCCGTGCCTCCATCACCATATCGGCACTGACGCCGATGGCGGTGGATGCCGGGACGATAGCTGTTGGAGAAGTGAACTTGAAACTATGTCCATTCCCCGTGCTGTACTGACTTGGCGTCGTGAAACGGTATTTCACGACATGCCCGGTGTCCACCTTGACCTGATAGCCGATCAGGAGACTGGGGACGGGATTCTGGACAATGGGACGCACGTTGAAGGGAGGGACCACGGGAGGATCGATTTCGAAGTAACCGTAATTCCTGCCGGTATGTGCAATGAAATACGTGCTGTAAACCGTGTTGTAGGGAGAGGTGCCCTTGCGCACGAAAAAGCGAATGGTGTCTTTGGATGTGACAGGGGCATTCAGCAGTTCAAAATCAATCTTTACCGTCCACACCGTGCAGACCTTGGCCTGCGTGGTGGTGGGGGGGACGGGAACGAACATCGCCCATTCCGACGTATTGGGTCCCGTCTCGGAATAAAAATAATTCGTCGCGGACACATCATTCTGGTAATAGATGAAGTAGGGACAGATAAAAGGCAGCTGCGCGGACTTGGCGAAGCTTTCGGTCGCGAGATGCGAGAACGGCGAATTATCTGCCAATCTGGAAACTCCCTCGCGGAACGGCTGATCCGTATTTCCGGATGCCTGTTCCTGGGACAGCGTTACCGCCGGAAGCAGAAAAATCACGGCCGCAATCAATGTGAGTTTCATAGGCGTCTCAACCTCCGTACAACGATGAATATCCGGCGTAACGGCAATGGCCGCCGGCTTCGAATATGCTCTGCGTGCAATGAAGCAAAATAGAAAACACCTTGTCCCCTGTCAACGGCAATTCATGGTACCCCGCCTGCACCCGGGTCAGCTGTTCAGTCTGGACACTCAGCAGATGCGCGGCAGCATTTCTCCACTCAGGACGTTGATGATGCGCGTTCCACCAATCGGCGTGCGCATGCGAACGATACCGGGCCGGTCTTCGACGACATGGCCGATGCGGCAGGCGTGCTTCCCCTCGGGAAGTTCCCGCATGGCAGAAAGGATGCTTTCTGCTGCTTCTTCAGGAACGATGGCAATCAGTTTCCCCTCGTTTGCGAGGTACAGCGGATCGAGTCCGAGAAGTTCGCAGGCGCCATTGACTTCTGCGCTGATGGGAAGCGCCGTTTCTTCGATGTGTATGCCCACGCGCGACTGCGTGGCGATTTCATTCAGCGTGGTGGCGATGCCCCCACGTGTGGGATCGCGCATGACGCGGATGTCCTTCGTCACCTCGAGCATGCGTGCAACCAGACGATGCAGGGGCTGGGTGTCGCTGACCACGGGAGTGCTGAACTGCACACCCCGGCGCTCGGACATGACGGCAACGCCGTGATCACCGAGACTGCCGGAGACGAGGACGGCATCGCCCGGACGCGCATTGTGTCCATCGATGTGTACATCCTCTGCCACCAGTCCGACACCTGAAGTATTGATGAACATTTTGTCGCAACTGCCGCGTTCGACCACTTTCGTATCGCCGGTCACGAGGGGCACCCCGGCTTCATCCGCCGCACGCTTCATGTTCGCGACGATGCGTTCGAGCAGCTCCATCTCCAGTCCCTCTTCGAGGATCATACCGACCGAGAGTCCGAGCGGCTTTGCCCCGCCAACGGCGAGATCGTTGATGGTGCCATGCACGGCGAGCTCCCCGATGCTTCCACCCGGAAACTCCAGCGGCTGCACGACATAGGAATCCGTCGTAAACGCAATGCGTCCCCCGGGATTCTCGAACAGCGCCTGGTCATTGCCCTGGCGCAGATATGGATTGTCGAACGCCGGGAGGAAAAGCTCCTGTATGAGATCGTGCATCATGCTGCCGCCGCTGCCGTGGGCGAGCAGAATCTGTTTGTGCTTCATTCCTTGAATCCTGTTGTCATGCTTCGTGTCGGTTGCTCATGCATCGCCCGACGGCTTATGCCAGCTGCCGCTGGTAGTGATAATAGGCCGCGCAGCTGCCC from bacterium encodes:
- a CDS encoding sulfite exporter TauE/SafE family protein, whose product is MNESIWLLTGTAASIGFIHTLIGPDHYLPFIMMSQAQKWSQRKTMFITFLCGIGHVLSSVLLGFAGVLFGVALHKLEFIEGVRGEFAAWVLIAFGIIYGLWGLKVAMKGRMHVHEHEHEDGTVHQHEHTHLFARKSHRSSHHKTMTTWALFTIFVLGPCEPLIPILMYPAAQESSFGILLVSTVFGIVTITTMMGMVWLVSHGIARLPLKTMERYTHAIAGGIIASSGLAIQVFGL
- the dut gene encoding dUTP diphosphatase — protein: MTQQHISVRITRVQDGFDDIPLPSYATEQSAGVDLRAAIEEQLELHPGDIVAVPTNLAIELPADYEAQVRPRSGLALKHGLILPNSPGTIDADYRGEIRVIMSNISKKPYTIQRGERIAQLIVAPVTQVQWEEVPSLNDTQRGAGGFGHSGTH
- a CDS encoding T9SS type A sorting domain-containing protein produces the protein MKLTLIAAVIFLLPAVTLSQEQASGNTDQPFREGVSRLADNSPFSHLATESFAKSAQLPFICPYFIYYQNDVSATNYFYSETGPNTSEWAMFVPVPPTTTQAKVCTVWTVKIDFELLNAPVTSKDTIRFFVRKGTSPYNTVYSTYFIAHTGRNYGYFEIDPPVVPPFNVRPIVQNPVPSLLIGYQVKVDTGHVVKYRFTTPSQYSTGNGHSFKFTSPTAIVPASTAIGVSADMVMEARICCDKWIPVELSNFNASAIDNVVNLRWRTETETNNFHFEILRAQSKEGPWESRGFVHGYGTSMEPHDYSYVDIPSAQDRAEGIAPVYWYRLRQTDFDGSTYDYAAVQVHMTDLSDARFELQSAFPNPLNLSVTDNAHFRYSMPRQAHVRISVHDMLGREIALVTDYVQDAGVHEAAWYPGNEVLRSGNYFVRFQVEGRTLTQKIAVVR
- the hypE gene encoding hydrogenase expression/formation protein HypE, which gives rise to MKHKQILLAHGSGGSMMHDLIQELFLPAFDNPYLRQGNDQALFENPGGRIAFTTDSYVVQPLEFPGGSIGELAVHGTINDLAVGGAKPLGLSVGMILEEGLEMELLERIVANMKRAADEAGVPLVTGDTKVVERGSCDKMFINTSGVGLVAEDVHIDGHNARPGDAVLVSGSLGDHGVAVMSERRGVQFSTPVVSDTQPLHRLVARMLEVTKDIRVMRDPTRGGIATTLNEIATQSRVGIHIEETALPISAEVNGACELLGLDPLYLANEGKLIAIVPEEAAESILSAMRELPEGKHACRIGHVVEDRPGIVRMRTPIGGTRIINVLSGEMLPRIC